A region of Maribacter algicola DNA encodes the following proteins:
- a CDS encoding mandelate racemase/muconate lactonizing enzyme family protein: MKITKVSYERLDLALSVPYTIAYEKIDATTNFIIKLETDGNLVGYGCSVPDTEVTHETPKEVKNALDSIIVPYLKNKDPFTFALILSELRTLLGKKSSCLAMVDLALYDLLSKKAQVPLFKFLGGYRSSIPTSITIGILNMGETVRQAYEYTAMGFSILKIKGGLNLEEDIAKMIRLHKEFPGVRFRFDGNQGYTVQESIAFVKATSAIGIEIFEQPTKHESDEHLGEVTGQVDIPVMADESLKTLTDAFRLAQNERVDMVNIKLQKVGGILTANHISSVAKAANLETMVGCIDECGLGISAGLHFALSRPNIVYADLDGHLDIVGDPFKKIFRLEKGVLFPSDAYGLGFSE, from the coding sequence ATGAAGATTACAAAGGTAAGCTACGAGCGATTGGATCTGGCACTTTCAGTTCCCTATACGATTGCATATGAAAAAATCGATGCGACCACAAATTTTATCATAAAGCTCGAAACCGATGGAAATTTGGTTGGGTATGGTTGTTCCGTACCCGATACGGAAGTTACGCACGAAACCCCTAAAGAGGTTAAAAATGCCCTCGACAGCATCATAGTTCCGTATCTAAAAAATAAGGACCCTTTCACATTTGCCCTGATTCTTTCAGAATTAAGAACGCTCTTAGGAAAAAAGTCGAGCTGTTTGGCCATGGTAGATCTTGCCCTATATGACTTATTGTCCAAAAAGGCTCAGGTTCCATTGTTCAAGTTTTTGGGAGGTTATAGATCGAGCATACCCACCAGTATCACCATTGGAATCCTGAATATGGGGGAGACCGTTCGACAGGCCTACGAATATACGGCTATGGGCTTCTCGATCCTAAAAATTAAGGGCGGCTTAAATTTGGAGGAGGATATTGCCAAGATGATTCGCTTACATAAGGAATTTCCTGGGGTAAGGTTTCGTTTTGATGGAAACCAGGGATATACCGTTCAAGAATCCATCGCTTTTGTAAAGGCCACCTCGGCCATTGGGATTGAAATATTCGAACAGCCTACCAAGCATGAATCCGATGAACATTTGGGGGAGGTTACGGGGCAAGTGGACATTCCCGTAATGGCCGATGAAAGCCTTAAAACCTTGACCGATGCCTTCAGATTGGCACAGAACGAACGGGTGGATATGGTGAACATCAAACTTCAAAAAGTTGGGGGCATCCTTACGGCGAACCATATTAGCTCCGTTGCCAAGGCCGCCAATTTGGAGACCATGGTGGGATGTATAGATGAATGTGGTTTGGGAATCTCCGCAGGTCTCCATTTTGCCCTTTCAAGACCTAATATCGTATATGCCGATTTGGATGGACACCTAGATATAGTTGGAGACCCTTTTAAAAAAATTTTCAGGTTGGAGAAAGGCGTTCTTTTTCCATCGGACGCTTATGGATTGGGATTTTCAGAGTAA
- a CDS encoding porin family protein — translation MYKSIKIGMGLAMLMMAPWAMAQEETKDLGTETVTVTKAYTPTVSDAFKIKSMPNLNDSIVLQKKKINYSIFSVPVASTFTPSKGTASRVERVPPPELFNTYASAGAGNYGNATAEFYTTREVDRDATFDLGFNHNSSRGSIEGVQLDNIFADSRLDASFKKRDRDLDWGADIALQHQLYNWYGLPEGVYDEATVNGINERQNYFMGEVGGHINVEESFFNRLDLKYRRFWDSVKSGENRAILNTSFEAPLNDEIFAIGAKVDHVAGNFENASVNSPTNDQGISYSQLQVGISPVLMMRRDDLSLNLGVNLVYGMNLEASEGNFYIYPAVKASYRLLDETVIAYGGVEGELRQNSYYDFVEENTFVSPTLTIAPTDSQYNAYIGLKGQLLPNLSYNIKGSYTAENSTPLFKLNAQNNFRDDEKGYYFGNSFEVFYDDIKTIGIFGELNVDVNRNFTLGINAEVYDYNTETDNPAWNLPNLKGSLFMDYQIGEKWFAGANLFYVGEREDFSTVVVQNVPVSDYPATLISLDGFFDANAHLGYRVDNQLSIFLKAANIANNNYQRWANYPVQGLQVMAGATYKFDL, via the coding sequence ATGTACAAGAGTATTAAAATAGGTATGGGATTGGCAATGCTGATGATGGCTCCATGGGCCATGGCACAGGAAGAAACCAAGGATCTAGGCACGGAAACCGTTACGGTGACCAAGGCTTATACACCAACGGTCTCCGATGCGTTCAAAATAAAATCCATGCCAAATCTCAATGATTCTATCGTACTGCAGAAAAAGAAGATCAACTATAGTATTTTTTCAGTTCCCGTTGCATCTACGTTTACACCTTCAAAAGGAACGGCGTCCCGCGTGGAAAGGGTTCCGCCCCCGGAACTGTTCAATACCTATGCCTCCGCAGGTGCGGGCAATTATGGCAATGCAACGGCGGAATTTTATACTACCCGAGAAGTGGATAGGGACGCGACCTTTGATTTGGGTTTTAACCACAATTCTTCAAGGGGTTCCATAGAAGGGGTTCAATTGGACAATATTTTTGCGGATAGCCGTTTGGACGCTTCCTTTAAAAAGCGGGATCGTGATTTGGATTGGGGTGCAGATATCGCCTTGCAGCATCAGTTGTACAATTGGTACGGACTCCCGGAAGGCGTTTATGACGAAGCTACCGTTAACGGGATCAACGAGCGGCAAAATTACTTTATGGGCGAGGTTGGGGGCCACATCAATGTGGAGGAATCCTTTTTTAATCGGCTTGATTTGAAATACAGAAGGTTTTGGGATTCCGTGAAATCGGGCGAGAACAGGGCCATTTTAAATACTTCATTCGAGGCACCGCTAAACGATGAGATTTTTGCAATAGGGGCCAAGGTGGATCATGTAGCTGGGAATTTCGAAAATGCCAGCGTCAATAGCCCCACGAACGATCAAGGTATTTCGTACAGCCAATTGCAGGTAGGTATCAGTCCGGTGCTGATGATGCGCAGGGATGATCTTTCACTGAATTTGGGTGTAAATTTGGTGTACGGAATGAACTTGGAGGCCAGCGAGGGTAATTTTTACATTTATCCCGCAGTTAAGGCCTCGTATAGATTGTTGGATGAGACCGTAATTGCCTATGGTGGAGTGGAAGGGGAGCTGCGGCAAAACTCCTACTATGATTTCGTGGAGGAGAATACCTTTGTGTCGCCCACGTTGACCATTGCCCCAACAGATAGCCAGTACAACGCCTACATTGGGTTGAAGGGACAGTTATTGCCCAATTTGAGCTATAATATCAAAGGTTCTTATACGGCAGAAAACAGTACGCCTTTGTTCAAGCTCAATGCCCAGAACAACTTTAGGGATGATGAAAAAGGCTATTACTTTGGCAATTCCTTTGAGGTCTTTTATGACGATATAAAAACCATAGGTATTTTTGGGGAGTTGAATGTTGATGTAAACCGTAATTTCACTTTGGGTATCAATGCCGAAGTATATGATTATAATACGGAAACGGACAATCCCGCTTGGAACCTTCCCAACTTAAAAGGATCTTTGTTCATGGACTATCAGATTGGCGAAAAGTGGTTTGCCGGTGCCAATCTTTTCTATGTTGGGGAAAGGGAGGACTTTAGTACAGTAGTGGTGCAGAATGTTCCGGTCTCGGATTATCCTGCAACCTTGATTA
- a CDS encoding DUF1611 domain-containing protein, producing the protein MKRIIDGKALVYCEGAFNTPNGKTAHGLVRFTERYEILGVLDSRYAGQDAGQVLDGRDNGVKVFKDLEEAIKAIDAKPDYLVVGLAPDGGRLPEEAKGSIKLALQHGMNVDSGLHDFLTNDPELVALAKKNKVAIRDIRKTPDRDKLHFFTGDIEKVDCLKLAVLGTDSALGKRTTAWILVHGFREAGKKAEMIGTGQTAWMQGAKYSMVMDSCINDFVSGEIEHAVVSAWKNEDPDVIVIEGQGSLMNPAYPGGFEILAAGRPDYVILQHAPKRLEYDGFPGYRLHSLEEQINAIQVISGKEVIAVTVNHEGMTKAEIPEMCKQITMKTKLPAYDVLEFGAKELVNLLVGKME; encoded by the coding sequence ATGAAACGAATAATCGATGGAAAGGCCTTGGTTTATTGTGAAGGTGCATTTAATACACCAAATGGAAAAACCGCCCATGGATTGGTACGCTTTACGGAGCGGTATGAGATTCTAGGGGTCTTGGATTCAAGATATGCGGGACAGGATGCAGGACAAGTCTTGGATGGCAGGGACAATGGGGTCAAGGTTTTTAAGGATTTGGAGGAGGCCATTAAGGCCATAGATGCAAAGCCTGACTATTTGGTAGTGGGGTTGGCCCCAGATGGCGGCCGATTACCCGAGGAGGCCAAGGGAAGCATAAAATTGGCTCTACAGCATGGGATGAACGTGGATAGTGGTCTTCACGATTTTTTGACAAATGATCCGGAGCTGGTGGCGTTGGCCAAAAAAAATAAGGTTGCGATCCGTGATATTAGAAAGACTCCGGATAGGGACAAGCTACATTTTTTTACGGGCGATATTGAAAAGGTGGATTGTCTCAAATTGGCCGTTTTAGGTACGGATTCCGCGCTGGGAAAAAGAACCACCGCTTGGATTCTGGTGCATGGGTTCAGGGAAGCTGGTAAAAAGGCCGAAATGATCGGAACGGGACAGACCGCTTGGATGCAGGGGGCCAAATATAGCATGGTCATGGATAGCTGTATCAATGATTTTGTTTCCGGGGAAATAGAGCATGCCGTTGTAAGTGCTTGGAAAAATGAGGACCCTGATGTAATTGTCATTGAAGGTCAGGGAAGTTTAATGAATCCTGCATATCCCGGTGGTTTTGAGATTTTGGCTGCGGGTAGACCTGATTATGTAATCCTGCAGCACGCTCCAAAAAGGTTGGAATATGACGGTTTTCCGGGGTATCGTCTCCACTCCTTGGAAGAGCAGATCAATGCAATACAGGTGATTTCCGGTAAGGAGGTCATTGCCGTTACGGTAAACCATGAGGGCATGACCAAGGCTGAGATTCCAGAAATGTGCAAACAGATTACCATGAAAACAAAGTTGCCCGCTTATGACGTATTGGAGTTTGGGGCAAAGGAATTGGTAAATCTCTTAGTAGGTAAAATGGAATGA
- a CDS encoding tetratricopeptide repeat protein, with amino-acid sequence MLHKITAFLPLVMGVFWMATAQESKIYTHENKDFQDALALYNNEQFQAAQTIFEKVKATTKDEEIAANSAYYAANAAVRLNQPGADRMMEEFVENYPTSTKKNSAFADVAEYYFDTGKYPYALKWYNKVDQSALSMGEMDKFNFNYGYSLFSSSKPKEAERYLEKVTTSPVYGSQAKYYLGYISYQQDDYEAANERFDQITDQNVLEEKLSYYQADMNFKLGKFEEAIALAKKQLPKSDRTEVSELNKIIGESYFNLGQYENAIPYLQEYKGKRGKWNNTDYYQLGYCYYKQGDYANAIAQFNKIIGGTNSVSQNAYYHLAECYLKQDQKQEALNAFRNASQMDFNPDIKKDAFLNYARLSYEVGNAYEPVPQVITNYLDAYPNDENKEEMQTLLVDSFITSKNFAGAMELLERNQNYATKETYQKVAYYRGLELYMEGDYSAASEVLGKSLGSAVNDSFRARATYWKAEADYLLNRFDAAAIGFRDFKQNPASKKVNEGNDVDYDLAYAYFKQKDYANAITYFSAFTDAQKDDVEKLHDGYLRLGDSYFATSKYWPAIETYNKALALTGPEKDYAAYQKAMSYGFVDRTESKIENLENFVSQYPRSTFKDDALFELGNTYVSTGQENKGLQAYDRLINDFRGSSLVPQALMRQGLVFYNSGRNNEALGKFKTVVRDFPNTQEAIQAVSTAKLVYVDLGRVDEYASWVNGLDFVEVTNAELDNATFESAQKQNMEGKTDAAIRAYKKYIQEFPNGLHALDANFSLAQLYFGEGDKDAALPYYKYVADKTTSEYAEQALTRVCEVYIGKQDYATALPYLLKLEDQANIQQNRTFAQSNLMKGYYGQKNYSKTLEYAEKVLGTPSIDDRIKSDAQIMIARSAIATGNESKAKSAYAQVLTIASGATAAEALYYDAYFKNKEGDYESSNISVQKLAKDYATYKEWGGKGLVLMAKNFYALGDSYQATYILDSVISNFGQYPEIVAVAQGELAMIKSKESQRNSSVDPNQE; translated from the coding sequence ATGCTTCATAAAATCACCGCTTTTCTTCCATTGGTCATGGGAGTTTTTTGGATGGCAACTGCCCAAGAGTCAAAAATCTATACCCACGAAAACAAGGATTTTCAGGATGCACTGGCCCTTTATAACAATGAACAGTTTCAGGCCGCCCAGACAATTTTCGAAAAGGTGAAGGCTACCACCAAGGACGAGGAGATTGCCGCCAACAGCGCCTATTATGCGGCGAATGCGGCCGTACGGTTGAACCAGCCCGGTGCGGACCGCATGATGGAGGAGTTTGTCGAAAACTACCCCACTTCCACTAAAAAAAATTCTGCCTTTGCAGATGTAGCGGAATACTATTTTGACACGGGAAAATATCCTTACGCCCTAAAATGGTACAACAAGGTGGACCAGAGCGCCTTGTCTATGGGCGAAATGGACAAATTCAATTTTAATTATGGGTATTCACTCTTTTCCTCAAGCAAGCCAAAAGAAGCGGAGCGGTATCTGGAGAAGGTGACAACTTCCCCGGTATATGGATCCCAAGCCAAATATTATCTGGGGTATATTTCCTACCAACAAGATGATTATGAAGCGGCCAATGAGCGTTTTGACCAGATTACGGACCAGAATGTATTGGAAGAAAAATTGAGTTATTATCAGGCCGATATGAACTTTAAGCTAGGTAAGTTCGAGGAAGCGATTGCCTTGGCCAAGAAGCAATTACCAAAGTCCGATAGAACCGAAGTATCGGAACTTAATAAAATCATCGGCGAGAGTTACTTCAATCTCGGCCAGTACGAAAATGCCATCCCGTACCTACAAGAATACAAGGGAAAACGCGGCAAATGGAACAATACGGATTACTACCAATTGGGCTATTGCTATTACAAACAGGGAGACTATGCCAATGCCATTGCCCAGTTCAATAAGATAATCGGGGGTACCAATAGCGTATCGCAAAATGCCTATTATCACTTGGCGGAGTGCTATTTGAAACAGGACCAAAAACAGGAAGCGTTAAACGCATTTAGGAATGCCTCGCAAATGGATTTTAATCCAGATATAAAGAAGGATGCCTTTCTTAACTATGCCCGATTGAGCTATGAAGTGGGGAATGCCTACGAACCTGTACCACAGGTAATAACGAACTATCTGGATGCCTATCCCAACGACGAAAACAAGGAGGAAATGCAGACCCTCTTGGTGGACTCCTTCATTACATCCAAAAATTTTGCAGGGGCGATGGAACTGTTGGAGAGGAACCAAAATTATGCCACCAAGGAAACCTATCAAAAGGTGGCCTACTACAGGGGTCTGGAATTGTACATGGAAGGGGATTATAGTGCGGCATCGGAAGTCTTGGGAAAATCCTTGGGCAGTGCCGTCAATGATTCCTTTAGGGCGCGTGCAACATATTGGAAGGCCGAAGCGGATTATCTCCTGAATCGGTTTGATGCCGCTGCGATAGGGTTCAGGGACTTCAAACAAAACCCTGCTTCCAAAAAAGTAAATGAAGGAAATGACGTGGATTATGATTTGGCCTATGCATACTTTAAACAAAAGGACTACGCCAATGCCATTACCTATTTCAGCGCTTTCACCGATGCCCAAAAGGACGATGTTGAGAAGTTGCATGACGGTTATCTGCGATTGGGCGACAGTTATTTTGCGACCAGCAAATACTGGCCGGCCATAGAGACCTACAACAAGGCCTTGGCATTGACCGGACCTGAAAAGGATTACGCGGCTTATCAAAAGGCTATGAGCTATGGTTTTGTTGATAGGACAGAAAGTAAAATTGAAAACCTCGAGAATTTCGTGTCACAATACCCAAGGTCAACATTTAAGGACGATGCTCTGTTTGAACTCGGCAATACCTATGTGTCCACAGGGCAGGAGAACAAAGGGCTCCAGGCCTATGACCGATTGATCAATGATTTTAGGGGAAGTTCCCTTGTGCCACAGGCCCTTATGAGGCAGGGGCTCGTATTTTACAATTCCGGAAGGAACAATGAGGCACTGGGCAAGTTCAAAACCGTGGTGCGGGATTTTCCCAATACCCAGGAGGCCATTCAAGCAGTTTCCACGGCCAAGTTGGTATACGTGGATTTGGGTAGGGTGGATGAGTACGCCAGTTGGGTAAACGGATTGGATTTTGTTGAGGTGACCAATGCAGAACTGGACAACGCCACTTTTGAATCGGCCCAAAAACAGAATATGGAGGGCAAGACCGATGCAGCTATTCGGGCCTATAAAAAGTACATACAGGAATTCCCTAACGGATTACATGCCCTAGATGCCAATTTCAGTTTGGCACAACTATACTTTGGTGAAGGGGATAAGGATGCCGCTTTGCCCTATTACAAATATGTGGCGGACAAGACCACCAGCGAATATGCGGAGCAGGCCCTGACCCGGGTTTGCGAGGTGTATATTGGAAAACAGGATTACGCGACCGCGCTGCCTTATTTGTTGAAATTGGAAGATCAGGCCAACATCCAACAGAACAGGACCTTTGCCCAATCAAACCTGATGAAGGGATATTACGGGCAAAAGAATTATTCCAAAACATTGGAGTATGCTGAGAAAGTTTTAGGCACGCCTAGCATAGACGACCGTATCAAGAGCGACGCCCAGATCATGATCGCGCGTTCTGCCATCGCCACGGGGAACGAATCCAAGGCAAAATCAGCCTATGCCCAAGTTTTGACCATAGCATCTGGAGCGACCGCCGCAGAGGCATTGTACTATGATGCCTATTTTAAGAACAAGGAAGGTGATTATGAATCCTCGAATATTTCAGTGCAGAAATTGGCAAAGGACTACGCCACCTACAAGGAATGGGGCGGTAAAGGGTTGGTTTTGATGGCCAAAAACTTTTATGCCTTGGGAGACTCCTACCAGGCAACTTATATTCTGGATAGCGTCATTTCCAATTTTGGTCAATATCCTGAAATCGTTGCTGTGGCCCAAGGGGAGCTGGCCATGATAAAATCCAAGGAATCACAGAGGAATTCTTCAGTAGATCCAAATCAAGAATAA
- a CDS encoding pyridoxal-phosphate dependent enzyme — protein sequence MDLKDGVRTSENKVSSEARKLSAFVRDHTKNLVDRLECYEDIISLEIGDTGLSRAKTLEREFDLRQLYIKYEGDNPTGTQKDRIAFAQLYDALRREFDTVTLATCGNYGVAVALAANLAGINCKIFIPESYHTDRITEMEGLKAEIIRLPGSYEDVVMESSKLAKKNDWYDANPGGSNTPLQISAYSQLAVEIFEDLGDAPKYCAVPVSNGTLIAGIFRGFVTLYKRGKTSRIPKMIAASSANKNPIVYSFLHGFDHCKDLRPELIKETKLNEPLINWHSFDGEEALYAIKESHGEAFNISDKKLRDMSTYLSKKEGYKILPAATAGLIALLELNEKMNFEADRFVAVLTAKN from the coding sequence ATGGATCTTAAGGACGGTGTAAGGACCTCGGAAAACAAAGTCTCATCAGAGGCTCGTAAATTGAGCGCATTTGTACGAGACCATACAAAAAACCTTGTGGACCGCTTGGAGTGCTATGAGGACATAATCAGCTTGGAAATTGGCGATACGGGCCTAAGCAGGGCCAAAACTTTGGAGCGGGAGTTTGACTTGAGGCAATTGTACATCAAATATGAGGGTGATAATCCAACAGGCACCCAAAAAGATCGCATAGCCTTTGCCCAATTGTACGATGCCTTGAGAAGGGAGTTCGATACGGTTACCTTGGCAACCTGTGGCAATTATGGAGTTGCGGTTGCTTTGGCGGCCAATCTTGCCGGGATAAATTGTAAAATATTTATTCCGGAAAGCTACCATACCGATCGTATCACAGAAATGGAGGGGTTGAAGGCCGAAATTATCCGATTACCGGGAAGCTACGAGGACGTGGTTATGGAAAGTTCCAAATTGGCAAAAAAAAATGACTGGTACGATGCCAATCCCGGTGGTTCCAATACACCCCTGCAAATCAGTGCCTATTCCCAATTGGCCGTGGAAATTTTTGAGGATTTGGGCGATGCTCCAAAATATTGTGCAGTACCCGTCTCCAACGGCACGCTGATTGCCGGTATTTTTAGGGGCTTTGTAACCTTATATAAAAGGGGCAAAACCTCTAGAATACCTAAAATGATAGCCGCTTCATCCGCCAATAAAAATCCAATAGTTTACTCATTTTTACACGGTTTTGACCATTGCAAGGATCTGAGGCCTGAGCTAATCAAGGAAACCAAACTAAATGAACCATTGATCAACTGGCATAGCTTTGACGGCGAAGAGGCACTTTATGCAATTAAGGAATCCCATGGAGAGGCCTTTAATATAAGTGATAAGAAATTGCGCGATATGTCCACCTATTTGAGCAAGAAGGAGGGGTACAAGATTCTTCCCGCCGCTACTGCTGGATTGATTGCTTTGTTGGAACTGAATGAAAAAATGAATTTTGAGGCCGACCGATTTGTGGCCGTACTCACTGCAAAAAATTAA
- a CDS encoding cell division ATP-binding protein FtsE, producing the protein MEETVLELKDASIFQKESLVLSEVNIHVAKGEFVYLIGKTGSGKSSFMKTLYGDLPLQKGEGKIVDFNLKTLKENDIPFLRRKLGIVFQDFKLLPDRNINQNMLFVLKATGWKDQAKMDARVVEVLEKVGMKTKGFKFPHELSGGEQQRVAIARALLNDPELILADEPTGNLDPQTSVEVMKVLQEINKSGRTILMATHDYALILKYPSKTIKCDSNKVFEVVQKAV; encoded by the coding sequence ATGGAAGAGACGGTTTTAGAGTTAAAGGATGCATCCATTTTTCAGAAGGAAAGCTTGGTGCTCAGCGAAGTGAACATACATGTGGCCAAGGGAGAATTCGTCTATCTTATAGGAAAGACTGGCAGTGGAAAAAGTAGCTTTATGAAAACCCTATACGGCGACCTACCCTTGCAAAAAGGGGAAGGAAAGATAGTGGACTTCAATTTAAAGACACTTAAGGAGAACGACATCCCTTTCCTAAGGCGAAAACTGGGCATCGTTTTTCAGGATTTTAAGTTGCTGCCCGATAGAAATATAAACCAAAACATGCTGTTCGTCCTAAAGGCGACAGGATGGAAGGACCAGGCCAAAATGGATGCCCGGGTGGTAGAGGTTTTGGAGAAAGTAGGCATGAAGACCAAGGGCTTCAAGTTTCCGCATGAACTATCAGGTGGGGAACAACAACGTGTGGCTATTGCCAGGGCCCTGTTGAACGACCCGGAATTGATTTTGGCTGACGAACCTACCGGAAACCTAGATCCCCAAACCAGTGTGGAAGTAATGAAGGTACTTCAGGAAATCAACAAATCTGGCCGCACGATCTTAATGGCGACCCATGATTATGCACTTATTCTCAAATACCCCTCAAAAACCATCAAGTGCGACTCAAACAAAGTATTCGAGGTAGTTCAAAAGGCGGTTTAA